The Candidatus Zixiibacteriota bacterium genome has a window encoding:
- a CDS encoding ornithine cyclodeaminase family protein encodes MPLLLTKNDVMQVLEMSDCMIVVEKAFAELANGTAVLPLRTSITPPDGLSLYMPAYLKELGALACKVVTVYKNNPSKHKMPTVIGKVLVQDPATGDVICIMDGGYLTAVRTGAASGVATKYLARKDKGQVAGIFGAGVQAKMQLWAVAEARELSKALVFDISNDAVKNFANEMGSKLNIDVVIAKSSDQVLAESDIICAATSSATPIFDGSKVRDGAHINGIGSHTPNARELDTVIVKRSKFIADSFEACLKEAGDIMIPIQEGAVDKSHMVAELGEIVTGKKPARSNDSEITLFKSNGLAIQDVAAAKLVYDKALEKGIGQSVDI; translated from the coding sequence ATGCCGCTCTTGTTGACTAAGAATGACGTTATGCAGGTGCTCGAAATGTCTGACTGCATGATAGTTGTCGAGAAGGCGTTCGCCGAGCTTGCTAACGGCACAGCCGTGCTGCCTCTGCGCACAAGCATCACTCCGCCCGACGGGCTTTCACTCTATATGCCCGCATATCTCAAAGAACTCGGCGCGCTCGCGTGCAAAGTCGTCACCGTATACAAGAACAACCCATCCAAACACAAAATGCCGACGGTGATCGGCAAGGTGCTCGTGCAGGACCCCGCCACCGGCGATGTTATCTGCATTATGGATGGTGGATATCTGACAGCCGTCAGGACCGGTGCGGCGAGCGGCGTCGCCACGAAATATCTCGCACGAAAAGACAAAGGTCAGGTGGCCGGAATTTTCGGTGCCGGTGTGCAGGCCAAGATGCAGCTCTGGGCTGTGGCTGAAGCACGTGAACTCTCGAAAGCGCTGGTGTTTGATATTTCAAACGATGCCGTGAAGAATTTCGCAAACGAGATGGGCAGCAAACTCAATATTGATGTCGTCATAGCCAAGTCATCCGATCAGGTTCTTGCGGAATCGGATATCATCTGCGCTGCGACATCGTCGGCAACGCCGATTTTCGATGGGAGCAAAGTCCGCGATGGCGCACACATCAACGGCATCGGAAGTCACACTCCCAATGCGCGCGAACTCGACACGGTGATTGTCAAGCGTTCGAAGTTCATCGCCGATTCATTTGAAGCCTGCCTGAAAGAGGCGGGAGATATCATGATCCCGATTCAGGAGGGAGCGGTTGATAAGTCGCACATGGTTGCGGAGCTTGGCGAGATAGTGACCGGCAAGAAGCCCGCGCGATCGAACGACAGTGAGATCACGTTGTTCAAATCGAACGGTCTCGCGATCCAGGATGTCGCCGCGGCAAAGCTCGTCTATGATAAGGCGCTTGAGAAGGGTATAGGCCAGTCGGTAGACATATAG
- a CDS encoding 50S ribosome-binding GTPase — MPANLTPQYKEAEDRFKKADTDDERLACLEEMLRVIPKHKGTEKMRADIKTRMSKLKVKIEGPKKTSGASRQAAVDYVEKHGAAQILLLGPPNCGKSTLLHITTGAEPEVADYPYTTRKAQPGMMLFETVQFELVDLPPIASDYYENWMTNIIRNSDVLLLMADLAADDMLEGIDAVIAKLDELKMHLTKKVIPEEYIGSQFCKRAVIAGNKFDVSVAKENLVVLGELYGERFDIIPISCVDETNIAKLQAHIFDILQIMRVYTKTPGHDTDFKDPIVLPINSTVEDAAFALHKDFAHKLQFAKVWGEGKFDGQRVTSKYVLTDKDIVEFHI, encoded by the coding sequence ATGCCAGCAAATCTCACTCCGCAGTATAAAGAAGCGGAAGATCGCTTCAAGAAAGCCGACACCGACGACGAAAGGCTCGCCTGTCTCGAAGAGATGCTACGCGTCATCCCCAAGCACAAGGGGACAGAGAAAATGCGCGCAGATATCAAAACGAGAATGTCTAAGCTCAAAGTCAAGATAGAGGGGCCGAAAAAGACTTCAGGTGCATCAAGACAGGCGGCAGTCGATTATGTAGAAAAGCATGGCGCTGCGCAGATACTCCTGCTGGGACCGCCGAATTGCGGGAAATCAACACTACTGCACATCACGACCGGTGCCGAGCCCGAAGTCGCAGATTATCCATACACTACCCGCAAGGCACAACCCGGAATGATGCTATTCGAGACGGTGCAATTCGAGTTGGTCGATCTTCCGCCGATTGCTTCTGATTACTATGAAAACTGGATGACGAATATCATTCGCAATTCCGACGTGCTCCTTCTGATGGCTGATCTTGCGGCGGATGACATGCTCGAGGGGATAGACGCCGTTATAGCGAAGCTCGATGAGCTTAAGATGCATCTCACGAAGAAAGTGATTCCGGAGGAGTATATCGGATCGCAGTTCTGTAAACGTGCGGTTATCGCGGGGAATAAGTTCGATGTATCCGTGGCAAAAGAGAATCTCGTAGTTCTCGGAGAGTTATATGGCGAGCGGTTCGACATCATCCCGATATCATGCGTCGATGAAACGAACATCGCAAAACTACAGGCTCATATCTTCGATATTCTTCAGATAATGCGGGTCTATACCAAAACACCGGGGCACGATACCGATTTCAAGGATCCAATAGTCCTCCCCATTAATTCAACTGTCGAGGATGCCGCATTTGCGTTGCACAAAGATTTTGCGCACAAGCTTCAATTTGCCAAAGTCTGGGGTGAGGGGAAATTCGACGGCCAGCGAGTCACCTCGAAATACGTCCTCACCGACAAAGACATCGTCGAGTTTCATATATAG
- a CDS encoding DNA-processing protein DprA, producing the protein MNSGSAETGNDIYVTSVVMALRETGGVGAKTFQSLLWVFGSPENVYDATIDDLIEIPQISQERAIKILESRVNIPVMSERIERLQEEGTSVVTFLDDGYPVKLRGLDDPPPILYYRGILPDDDSSSICVIGTTEATAEGIQAAVDISAILTTKGCRIISGLAKGIDTAAHIGALKNEGITHAVLGTGFHNIYPEENLTLSKQIAERGSLISEYKPDTFVSRGRLLSRNRIVVGLSDFAIVVELSPDSSGVQSAAEACDRQGKLLFYLLKGDEKKRGIKIPANAVAFETLEEIETILESSIGS; encoded by the coding sequence ATGAATAGCGGCAGTGCAGAGACAGGAAATGATATCTACGTCACGAGTGTCGTGATGGCGTTGCGGGAAACCGGCGGCGTCGGAGCGAAAACATTTCAGTCGCTCCTATGGGTGTTTGGATCCCCGGAGAACGTTTATGATGCCACGATTGACGATCTGATTGAAATCCCACAAATATCCCAAGAACGGGCGATTAAGATTCTCGAATCAAGAGTCAATATCCCGGTGATGTCTGAGCGGATTGAGCGCCTGCAAGAGGAGGGGACGAGTGTCGTCACATTTCTCGACGATGGCTATCCGGTCAAACTCCGCGGTCTTGACGACCCCCCACCGATTCTCTACTATCGCGGGATTCTTCCGGATGACGACAGTTCCTCGATTTGTGTCATAGGAACAACTGAAGCGACCGCCGAGGGGATTCAGGCTGCGGTCGATATCAGTGCAATACTCACGACGAAAGGCTGTAGGATCATATCGGGACTGGCAAAGGGCATAGATACGGCTGCTCACATAGGAGCTTTGAAGAACGAAGGCATAACTCACGCCGTACTCGGAACAGGGTTTCACAATATCTATCCGGAAGAGAATCTCACTTTGTCAAAGCAAATTGCCGAAAGGGGTTCTCTGATAAGCGAATACAAGCCCGATACTTTCGTGAGCAGGGGAAGGCTACTTTCCCGCAATCGTATCGTTGTCGGTCTTTCCGACTTCGCAATCGTAGTAGAGCTTTCCCCCGATTCGTCGGGCGTGCAATCAGCCGCCGAAGCGTGTGATCGGCAGGGAAAACTCCTCTTCTATCTCCTGAAGGGAGATGAGAAGAAACGAGGGATCAAGATTCCGGCCAATGCCGTTGCATTCGAGACCCTCGAAGAAATCGAAACCATTCTTGAAAGCAGCATTGGGAGTTGA